One part of the Rhodopirellula islandica genome encodes these proteins:
- the ndk gene encoding nucleoside-diphosphate kinase, whose product MQRTLVLLKPDCVQRRLIGDVLSRFETKGLHIVAMKLLQVTPELSKQHYAEHVEKPFYPSLEEFITSAPVVAIALEGLEVIRVVRDMLGATNGLQAAPGTLRGDYSSSRQMNLVHASDSEESAKRELDLYFGADEFCDYSLVLTPFMRADDE is encoded by the coding sequence ATGCAACGCACCCTCGTCTTGCTCAAACCTGATTGTGTCCAACGCCGCTTGATCGGTGACGTCCTGTCCCGATTCGAAACCAAGGGATTGCACATCGTTGCCATGAAGTTGCTGCAAGTGACACCGGAACTGTCCAAGCAACACTACGCTGAACACGTCGAAAAGCCGTTTTACCCCTCGCTGGAAGAGTTCATCACCTCGGCTCCCGTCGTGGCGATCGCACTGGAAGGCCTGGAAGTCATCCGCGTCGTCCGCGACATGCTCGGCGCCACCAACGGTTTGCAAGCCGCTCCTGGCACCCTGCGTGGTGACTACAGCAGCAGCCGCCAAATGAACCTGGTTCACGCCAGCGACAGCGAAGAATCGGCCAAACGCGAACTGGACCTGTACTTTGGCGCCGACGAATTCTGCGACTACTCGCTGGTCCTGACGCCTTTCATGCGTGCCGACGACGAATAG
- a CDS encoding DUF1589 domain-containing protein: MGSSGRQPRDRSAMSVQSPRQVEPGLHLEPLNSGESRYDG; this comes from the coding sequence ATCGGTAGCTCGGGGCGTCAGCCCCGAGACCGCTCAGCGATGTCCGTCCAATCACCCCGCCAGGTAGAACCTGGCCTACATCTCGAGCCTCTGAATTCTGGCGAATCCAGGTACGACGGGTGA
- the guaB gene encoding IMP dehydrogenase, with translation MFDDKIGDLGVTFDDVLLQPRYSEVVPSEVDVSSQMTQRIRLQIPLISSPMDTVTESEMAIALAKEGGLGIVHKNLSVRRQTEEVLKVKRSANGIIVNPVTLNPAQKVSAAAELMDRANVSGIPIVQDDRTLAGILTRRDLRFLEDPDMPISQVMTRQNLVTAVGNVTLAQAEKILTEKRVEKLLLIDEERKLTGLITIRDIDMMKRYPRACKDPQGRLRVGAAIGVGDYERAESLIGKGVDVLVVDSAHGHSRNVIETVREIKQNKSWDIDVVAGNVATAEGAADLIAAGADAVKVGIGPGSICTTRVISGIGVPQVTAILSAVKVAQEKNIPVIADGGIRFSGDITKAIAAGASTVMIGSLFAGLAESPGKMILYQGRTFKAYRGMGSMGAMVKGSSDRYRQKGTEAGKLVPEGVEGRVPFKGPLSDYAYQLVGGLRAGMGYVGTRTIEELRRDAKFIRVSAATVRENHPHDIAITQEAPNYSPDVHSGDAS, from the coding sequence ATGTTTGACGACAAAATCGGCGACCTCGGAGTGACCTTCGACGATGTCCTGTTGCAACCTCGATACAGCGAGGTCGTGCCCAGCGAGGTGGACGTCAGCAGTCAGATGACCCAGCGAATCCGCCTGCAAATCCCGCTGATCTCGTCGCCGATGGACACGGTGACCGAGTCCGAGATGGCGATTGCCCTGGCAAAAGAGGGCGGTTTGGGCATTGTGCACAAGAATCTGTCGGTTCGACGACAGACCGAAGAGGTGCTGAAGGTCAAACGCTCGGCCAACGGGATCATCGTCAATCCGGTGACCCTGAATCCCGCTCAAAAGGTCAGCGCGGCGGCGGAGCTGATGGACCGAGCGAACGTCTCGGGGATCCCGATTGTGCAGGACGACCGCACCTTGGCAGGAATTTTAACGCGGCGGGACCTGCGGTTCTTGGAAGACCCCGACATGCCCATTTCCCAGGTAATGACGCGTCAAAACTTGGTCACGGCGGTTGGGAATGTAACGCTTGCGCAAGCTGAGAAGATTTTAACGGAAAAAAGGGTCGAGAAACTTCTCCTGATTGACGAAGAAAGAAAACTGACGGGGTTAATCACGATTCGCGACATCGACATGATGAAGCGTTACCCGCGGGCCTGCAAAGACCCGCAGGGACGTCTTCGGGTCGGAGCCGCGATTGGTGTGGGTGACTATGAACGAGCGGAAAGCTTGATCGGCAAAGGTGTCGACGTGCTGGTGGTCGACTCGGCTCATGGACACAGCCGGAATGTGATTGAGACCGTCCGAGAGATTAAGCAGAACAAGTCATGGGACATTGATGTCGTGGCGGGGAACGTCGCAACGGCCGAGGGCGCAGCAGATTTGATTGCGGCCGGGGCTGACGCGGTGAAGGTTGGCATCGGTCCGGGATCGATTTGCACCACACGGGTGATCAGTGGCATTGGAGTGCCTCAGGTCACCGCGATTTTAAGTGCGGTGAAGGTCGCTCAAGAGAAGAACATTCCTGTCATTGCGGACGGAGGAATCCGTTTTAGCGGTGACATCACCAAAGCAATCGCCGCTGGGGCGAGCACCGTGATGATCGGCAGTTTGTTTGCTGGTTTGGCGGAGAGTCCTGGCAAGATGATTTTGTACCAAGGTCGTACCTTCAAGGCGTACCGTGGGATGGGATCGATGGGTGCGATGGTGAAGGGAAGCAGTGATCGGTATCGCCAAAAAGGCACCGAGGCGGGCAAGCTTGTCCCCGAAGGTGTCGAAGGACGCGTGCCGTTCAAAGGCCCGCTCAGCGATTACGCCTACCAGTTGGTCGGTGGTTTGCGTGCGGGCATGGGATATGTCGGTACACGGACGATCGAAGAACTCCGCCGCGACGCGAAATTCATTCGCGTGTCGGCCGCTACGGTGAGGGAGAACCACCCGCATGACATTGCGATCACACAAGAAGCGCCCAACTACAGTCCCGATGTTCATTCGGGCGACGCCAGTTGA
- a CDS encoding FtsK/SpoIIIE family DNA translocase: protein MSTTTASAANAESQESAPPRAVDIRRDIPALLLVAATLLTLVSVMTHDPADPVPTPVWPLDQFFTPDVAVYPANEIVQNACGSLGALISSMLLSAVGIGSALVISAGGGISTALLIRGHMNAPVLRSLGGCITLLAVTTAAAMTDIELGGMPVIGNGGYLGAMTSAFLLQHFHPVGSWILTLTVLAVGLLLTTDYMLVYAGRTVVVGGAKASRRGFAKAAQAMPVTLRRRRQPFSDLDGPILIDGDESDASLDPNGGRIDPAEPAETGPTIRVRKPKEREAVAEEAEAAEEAAPANGLAKAAKLGAAGLAAAAGIGASLTKSKDATEEEEYEYEYEEWEEEEESPTRELEIEGETTTLRNDSAHEESPAPTIKMPKQRDAKQELYDSVQEGAPEGISQYHLPSLELLEGSDGFDYEEQHAEALQKSAMLQQTIRSFGFNVTVTNVEIGPVIAQYELELESGLRLNKITALADDLAIALRVPSVRVVAPIPGKNTVGIEVPNEIRQVVRLRDVIEESDSRISKMNIPVFLGKDVSGEPMPVDLAKMPHLLIAGRTGTGKSVCLNAIITSILMCCRPDEVRLLMIDPKMVELSGYGRLPHLMHPVITDMKKAEAILGWAVEKMEERYSLLAKAGVRHINSFNDLGREEVLRRLEVDEDDENTDVPDKLPFIVIIADEMADLMMTAGKEVETHIIRLAQKSRAVGIHLILATQKPTVDVITGLIKSNLPARLSFQVASKTDSRVVLDENGADKLLGNGDMLFLWPGTSTLIRGQGTYLSDAEIDRVCDHCSSGGEQQFVGELMNLKINDEEGDASEMDVDKLRKRDELYESAIEVVIREGRGSLSLIQRCLGIGYGRAARLVDYMAEDGIVGQYNGSKSREVLLTMEQWNAMQGITDDTAAATATAAPTAASQTEAEEEYEDEEEEEEYYDEEEYEDDEDV, encoded by the coding sequence ATGTCCACGACGACGGCCAGTGCCGCCAACGCCGAATCGCAAGAATCCGCCCCGCCTCGCGCGGTGGACATTCGACGTGATATCCCAGCTCTCCTGCTGGTCGCGGCGACGTTGTTGACATTGGTCTCGGTGATGACACACGACCCCGCCGACCCGGTTCCCACCCCAGTCTGGCCACTCGACCAATTCTTCACGCCGGATGTGGCCGTCTATCCCGCCAACGAAATCGTGCAAAACGCCTGCGGCTCGCTGGGCGCCCTGATTTCATCGATGTTGCTCAGCGCCGTCGGAATCGGATCCGCCCTGGTGATCTCGGCCGGCGGCGGCATCTCGACTGCACTCCTGATTCGCGGCCACATGAACGCGCCCGTGCTGCGGTCCCTCGGCGGCTGCATCACGTTGCTGGCCGTGACCACCGCGGCCGCCATGACGGACATTGAACTGGGCGGCATGCCTGTCATCGGCAACGGGGGCTACCTCGGCGCGATGACGTCCGCCTTCTTGCTGCAACACTTCCATCCCGTCGGCTCTTGGATTTTGACGCTGACAGTGCTGGCGGTCGGGTTGTTGCTGACGACGGACTACATGCTGGTCTACGCAGGTCGAACCGTGGTTGTCGGCGGGGCCAAGGCCTCTCGTCGTGGGTTCGCCAAAGCCGCCCAGGCCATGCCGGTCACACTCCGCCGGCGCCGCCAACCGTTCAGCGACCTGGACGGGCCGATCCTGATCGACGGGGACGAATCCGACGCGTCGCTGGATCCCAACGGCGGTCGCATCGACCCAGCCGAGCCCGCCGAAACCGGCCCCACGATCCGGGTGCGCAAACCCAAAGAACGCGAAGCCGTGGCTGAGGAAGCCGAAGCCGCTGAAGAAGCCGCTCCCGCCAACGGGCTCGCCAAAGCCGCCAAGCTCGGCGCCGCCGGACTGGCCGCTGCAGCCGGGATTGGCGCCAGCCTCACGAAGTCCAAGGACGCCACCGAGGAAGAAGAATACGAGTACGAATACGAGGAATGGGAAGAGGAAGAAGAATCTCCCACCCGTGAACTCGAAATCGAAGGCGAAACGACAACCCTGCGCAATGATTCCGCGCACGAGGAATCCCCCGCGCCGACGATCAAGATGCCCAAGCAGCGAGACGCCAAGCAAGAACTCTACGACTCGGTCCAGGAAGGGGCCCCCGAGGGCATCTCGCAGTACCACTTGCCCAGTCTGGAACTGCTCGAAGGCAGCGACGGATTTGACTACGAAGAACAGCACGCGGAGGCGCTGCAGAAGAGCGCGATGCTGCAGCAAACCATTCGCAGCTTTGGCTTCAATGTCACCGTCACCAACGTCGAAATCGGTCCGGTCATCGCCCAGTACGAACTGGAACTCGAGAGCGGCCTGCGGCTGAACAAAATCACCGCGCTCGCCGATGACCTCGCCATCGCCCTGCGAGTCCCCAGCGTTCGCGTCGTCGCCCCAATCCCCGGCAAGAACACCGTCGGCATCGAAGTCCCCAACGAAATTCGACAAGTCGTTCGGCTTCGCGATGTGATCGAAGAATCCGATTCGCGGATCTCGAAGATGAACATCCCAGTCTTCTTGGGCAAAGACGTTTCGGGAGAACCGATGCCAGTCGACTTGGCCAAGATGCCTCACCTGTTGATCGCCGGTCGAACCGGTACCGGTAAATCGGTCTGCTTGAACGCGATCATCACCAGCATCCTGATGTGCTGCCGGCCCGACGAAGTCCGCTTGTTGATGATCGACCCCAAGATGGTCGAGCTTTCCGGTTACGGCCGCTTGCCTCACTTGATGCACCCCGTGATCACGGACATGAAGAAGGCCGAAGCGATTCTCGGCTGGGCCGTCGAAAAGATGGAAGAGCGTTACTCGCTGCTCGCCAAAGCCGGTGTGCGTCACATCAACAGCTTCAATGACCTGGGCCGGGAAGAAGTCCTGCGGCGCTTGGAAGTTGATGAAGACGACGAGAACACCGACGTGCCGGACAAGCTTCCCTTCATCGTCATCATCGCCGACGAGATGGCCGACTTAATGATGACGGCCGGCAAGGAAGTCGAAACGCACATCATCCGCTTGGCTCAAAAGAGCCGTGCGGTTGGAATCCACTTGATCCTGGCAACGCAAAAGCCAACCGTGGACGTCATCACGGGCTTGATCAAATCGAACTTGCCCGCGCGTCTGAGTTTCCAGGTCGCCAGCAAAACGGACAGCCGCGTGGTGCTCGACGAGAACGGTGCCGACAAACTGCTCGGCAACGGGGACATGCTGTTCCTCTGGCCGGGAACCAGCACGCTGATTCGGGGGCAGGGGACTTACCTTTCCGACGCCGAGATCGATCGCGTCTGCGACCACTGCAGCAGCGGCGGCGAACAGCAATTCGTCGGCGAGCTGATGAACTTGAAGATCAACGACGAAGAAGGCGACGCATCCGAGATGGACGTCGACAAACTTCGCAAGCGAGACGAGTTGTACGAGTCCGCCATCGAAGTCGTGATTCGCGAAGGCCGCGGGTCGCTGTCGCTGATCCAGCGTTGCCTCGGGATTGGCTATGGGCGAGCCGCGCGGTTGGTTGACTACATGGCCGAAGACGGCATCGTCGGCCAGTACAACGGGTCCAAGTCACGCGAAGTCTTGCTGACGATGGAACAGTGGAACGCGATGCAAGGCATCACCGACGACACCGCCGCGGCCACCGCCACCGCCGCCCCCACTGCGGCCTCGCAAACCGAAGCGGAAGAGGAGTACGAAGACGAGGAAGAGGAAGAAGAGTACTACGACGAAGAAGAGTACGAGGACGACGAAGACGTCTGA
- a CDS encoding Uma2 family endonuclease, with amino-acid sequence MTTTLHLSLPEYDSMVRVGAFDQIDRKVELIRGELIEMNPAGPIHDDLITYLTNWSARGVDPALSLITSQTGLDLPEAQSRPEPDLMWLRAARYRDAHPRASDVQLAIEVAFTSLAYDLETKRRLYAESNMVEYWIVDAQAQCIHVHRHPVQGDYRDRSVHAPTDMLSPLIQPSAKLDLNDLFLG; translated from the coding sequence ATGACAACGACACTTCACCTGTCGCTTCCTGAATATGACTCCATGGTCCGTGTCGGAGCGTTTGATCAGATCGATCGAAAGGTCGAATTGATTCGAGGAGAATTGATCGAGATGAACCCCGCCGGCCCCATCCATGATGACTTGATCACCTACCTCACCAATTGGTCTGCTCGCGGCGTCGACCCTGCTCTGAGTCTGATCACATCGCAAACCGGATTGGACCTCCCTGAGGCCCAGTCTCGTCCCGAGCCTGATTTGATGTGGCTGCGAGCAGCCCGTTACCGCGACGCGCATCCGCGAGCAAGCGACGTGCAGCTGGCGATTGAAGTTGCGTTCACCAGCTTGGCTTACGACTTGGAAACCAAACGACGTTTGTATGCCGAATCGAACATGGTCGAGTACTGGATCGTCGACGCACAGGCCCAATGCATCCACGTCCATCGTCACCCGGTCCAAGGTGACTACCGAGATCGAAGTGTCCACGCACCCACAGACATGCTTTCGCCATTGATCCAGCCCTCCGCCAAGCTTGACTTAAACGATCTGTTCCTTGGCTAG
- a CDS encoding formylglycine-generating enzyme family protein, producing the protein MGGVARAQDAGAQEAASAVKVGPEVSLDDASLLTRIREGIVVRAELGNDAGEMQDYRETIPKSGVEFDLVAIPGGEFLMGSPEEEADRLEDEGPQRRVKVSPFWMGKHEVTWDEYEPFMMTEVRREKHGGWTDFDPATHDAVDGVSQPTPPYTEMSFGMGQAGYPAVCMTQHAANKYCQWLSAQTGHFYRLPTEAEWEYACRAGTTSAYSFGEGDLDEYGWYYDNSNDKYQKVGTKKPNPWGLHDMHGNVSEWTADACGESYPMPEEGGVLINPWTVPERLYPRVVRGGSWFDDPDRLRSAARLGSSEDWKQQDPQLPKSLWYHTDASWVGFRVVRQLEIPTVQEMDAHWNSARGKR; encoded by the coding sequence ATGGGCGGTGTCGCGCGTGCCCAGGACGCTGGTGCCCAGGAAGCGGCCTCGGCGGTGAAGGTGGGGCCGGAGGTTTCGCTGGATGACGCGTCTTTGCTGACGCGGATTCGGGAGGGGATCGTTGTGCGGGCGGAACTTGGGAACGACGCGGGCGAGATGCAGGACTACCGAGAGACGATTCCGAAGTCGGGGGTGGAGTTTGATTTGGTCGCGATCCCGGGCGGCGAGTTTTTGATGGGCAGCCCGGAGGAGGAGGCAGACCGACTGGAAGATGAAGGGCCGCAGCGGCGGGTGAAGGTCTCGCCGTTTTGGATGGGCAAGCACGAGGTGACTTGGGATGAGTACGAGCCGTTCATGATGACGGAGGTCCGCCGCGAAAAGCATGGTGGATGGACGGACTTTGACCCGGCAACCCACGACGCAGTCGATGGGGTCAGTCAGCCGACGCCGCCCTACACCGAGATGAGCTTTGGGATGGGACAAGCGGGCTATCCCGCCGTCTGCATGACCCAGCACGCGGCCAACAAATACTGCCAGTGGCTGAGTGCCCAAACGGGACACTTCTATCGGCTGCCGACGGAAGCCGAATGGGAGTATGCCTGTCGGGCTGGCACGACGTCCGCGTACTCGTTCGGCGAGGGCGACTTGGACGAGTACGGTTGGTACTACGACAACAGCAATGACAAGTACCAGAAGGTGGGCACGAAGAAGCCGAACCCGTGGGGGCTGCATGACATGCACGGCAATGTGTCGGAGTGGACCGCGGACGCTTGTGGCGAGTCCTATCCGATGCCCGAAGAGGGCGGTGTGTTGATCAACCCTTGGACGGTGCCGGAGCGATTGTATCCGCGAGTGGTTCGTGGCGGCAGTTGGTTCGATGACCCGGACCGGTTGCGGTCAGCGGCACGGCTTGGCAGTTCCGAAGATTGGAAGCAGCAGGATCCGCAGTTGCCCAAGAGTCTGTGGTATCACACTGATGCGTCGTGGGTTGGGTTCCGTGTGGTCCGGCAGTTGGAGATTCCGACGGTGCAGGAGATGGATGCGCATTGGAACAGTGCGCGCGGGAAACGGTGA
- a CDS encoding leishmanolysin-related zinc metalloendopeptidase yields the protein MNYSGDAQLETAFQTAANTWQGLLTGYQDGFIEYRTGGSSATTGQVLSDIYIDAATSSIDGVGGTLGSAGWNQVARDASDYWLATDGQMTFDEEDLFSLSGDQLNSLILHEMGHVLGLGTLWTQNDLVSGSEFIGVEATAVWQSEFGQTGTPDIETEGGAGTAGGHWNENLNGSGLTGITDSLGRDMRDELMTGWLNPNSFLSELTLASFRDIGFTTANATAVPEPGSLVLLSALGIVVGIRRRAVQRRM from the coding sequence GTGAATTACTCGGGCGATGCCCAACTGGAGACGGCGTTTCAGACCGCTGCCAATACTTGGCAAGGGTTGCTGACCGGGTATCAAGACGGCTTCATTGAATATCGAACCGGTGGAAGTTCGGCCACGACCGGGCAGGTCCTGTCGGACATCTACATCGATGCGGCCACGTCATCCATCGATGGTGTGGGCGGGACGCTGGGGAGCGCCGGTTGGAACCAAGTTGCCAGAGATGCGTCGGACTATTGGCTGGCGACGGATGGGCAGATGACCTTTGACGAGGAGGACCTGTTCAGCTTGTCCGGCGATCAGTTGAACTCGTTGATTTTGCATGAGATGGGGCATGTCCTTGGGCTGGGGACCCTGTGGACACAAAATGATTTGGTGTCGGGATCCGAATTCATTGGCGTGGAGGCCACCGCCGTTTGGCAGTCCGAGTTTGGACAGACGGGGACCCCTGACATCGAAACGGAAGGTGGGGCTGGCACGGCAGGCGGGCACTGGAACGAAAACTTGAATGGGTCCGGCCTGACGGGAATCACGGACTCGTTGGGCCGCGATATGCGGGACGAGTTGATGACCGGATGGCTGAATCCGAATTCTTTCCTCAGTGAACTGACACTGGCTTCGTTCCGCGACATCGGGTTCACGACGGCGAACGCCACGGCGGTGCCGGAACCGGGCTCGCTGGTGTTGCTGTCGGCCCTTGGAATCGTCGTTGGAATCCGACGCCGGGCAGTGCAGCGTCGGATGTAG
- a CDS encoding O-antigen ligase family protein yields the protein MKASSFEDRSVALACQRVSEWIFYGCVAIAPWAFGCVGATPEFLLTAGVSMALLAYGVGSLADGPVRWNGRLPSILVMLGLLGLAAVAAIHQWILPAGLIQVLAPGVSEWTQWDLQEVLSVSWLPRWDVGQRLSLYPAGSFQVMFRVLLLVGIFVVVQNFRSPRACLHRLSLVAAITGTMLALFGLAQHFGSHDGLTYWTYDMEGGLGFGPFVNRNHYPFFLNLCLGLTIGLLVERLSVMGRHWYRLLLTDPTVGWLLVAISFMFASLIACGSRGGVLSIVAGVSIVMLLRLRASNASRGVMMTGLVAVPTVLVLIWVGFDFRESRLNMLAEADRYAEDGRFHLWASALQSVPDFPWLGSGGETYRYWDNVYQSGDPEWNNWKLRSLRADNEFLDVLCEYGVFGLLALILLIGPALWLSVTQCRRDGLSAGAAMGIIAVVAHSGVDFGLRVPATAVLAMVVLGLLSGVGTQSGGARQRLRESPQRSKSSFSRKTVWGGIAGVGMILIAIGAIQFRSRYFYSDRSKVAAFDALILERPEAAFELASAAVALTPEDIDIRLEFAMICEFMLDPSRDSSLQSKLRAAMVRNSLEALQVCPLAWQPYAWLAKYGRATDLQTASGNVPVPENWRTLCLLRARQLHPSEPELAYITGERLLNEIGLDAALPHWRDSLTYSRHRMDDILEKVEGQLDAEQMKTRLIPDDPVVIFAASSKLDNEEDKRLFLDHALELLEFPERSKRELTFGEREDWRSKVFEALDQPEKALRALDRSLNEFPENIGMRLRRVKLLMKVGKLDQATSEVRILLTLSPDNGQVKALQKQLSERKAREL from the coding sequence ATGAAAGCCTCTTCGTTTGAAGATCGCTCGGTGGCCTTGGCATGTCAGCGTGTGAGTGAATGGATCTTTTATGGTTGTGTCGCCATTGCGCCTTGGGCGTTTGGGTGCGTGGGCGCGACTCCGGAGTTCCTGTTGACGGCAGGAGTTTCGATGGCGCTGTTGGCCTACGGGGTGGGGAGTTTGGCGGATGGGCCGGTCCGCTGGAACGGAAGGCTTCCCTCGATCTTGGTGATGCTGGGATTGCTGGGGTTGGCCGCGGTCGCTGCGATCCACCAGTGGATTTTGCCGGCGGGTTTGATCCAGGTGCTTGCACCTGGCGTTTCGGAGTGGACGCAGTGGGATCTGCAGGAGGTGCTGTCCGTTTCATGGTTGCCGCGCTGGGATGTGGGGCAGCGGTTGTCGCTGTATCCGGCGGGCAGTTTCCAGGTGATGTTCCGGGTGCTGTTGCTGGTTGGGATCTTCGTCGTCGTTCAGAATTTCCGTTCGCCGCGAGCCTGCTTGCATCGCTTGAGCCTGGTGGCGGCGATCACGGGAACGATGCTGGCTCTGTTTGGTTTGGCGCAGCACTTCGGTTCCCACGATGGGCTGACCTATTGGACCTATGACATGGAGGGGGGCCTTGGGTTTGGTCCCTTCGTCAATCGGAACCACTACCCGTTTTTCCTGAACCTGTGTTTGGGGCTGACGATTGGATTGCTGGTGGAGCGGTTGTCAGTGATGGGCCGACATTGGTATCGGCTGCTGTTGACGGACCCGACCGTGGGATGGTTGCTGGTGGCCATCAGTTTCATGTTTGCCAGTTTGATCGCGTGTGGTTCTCGCGGCGGGGTGCTTTCCATCGTGGCGGGTGTGTCGATCGTCATGTTGCTCCGTCTGCGCGCCAGTAACGCGAGTCGAGGCGTGATGATGACGGGCTTGGTTGCTGTTCCGACCGTGTTGGTTTTGATCTGGGTCGGATTCGATTTCCGAGAATCTCGCCTGAACATGCTGGCGGAGGCGGACCGTTATGCGGAGGACGGGCGTTTTCATTTGTGGGCCTCGGCTCTGCAGAGTGTGCCGGATTTCCCTTGGTTAGGATCGGGGGGCGAAACGTACCGGTACTGGGACAATGTTTATCAGAGCGGTGACCCAGAATGGAACAATTGGAAATTGCGTTCACTTCGAGCGGACAATGAGTTCTTGGATGTTCTGTGTGAATATGGGGTGTTCGGCCTGTTGGCTTTGATCTTGCTCATTGGGCCAGCCTTGTGGTTGTCGGTCACCCAATGCCGTCGAGATGGATTGTCGGCAGGAGCAGCAATGGGAATCATTGCGGTCGTGGCACATAGCGGGGTGGACTTCGGTTTGCGAGTGCCTGCCACGGCTGTTTTAGCCATGGTCGTGCTCGGGCTTCTCAGTGGAGTGGGAACGCAATCGGGAGGAGCGCGGCAACGGTTGCGTGAGAGTCCGCAGAGATCCAAGTCAAGTTTCTCACGCAAGACCGTTTGGGGCGGGATTGCCGGGGTGGGAATGATCTTGATCGCGATCGGAGCCATTCAGTTCCGAAGTCGATATTTTTACTCGGATCGTTCCAAAGTGGCCGCCTTCGATGCATTGATATTGGAGCGTCCGGAGGCGGCATTTGAGTTGGCCTCCGCCGCTGTGGCGTTGACCCCCGAGGACATCGACATTCGGCTGGAGTTCGCAATGATTTGCGAGTTCATGTTGGATCCATCCCGTGATAGCTCGCTGCAATCCAAGCTGCGCGCCGCGATGGTTCGAAATAGTTTGGAGGCGTTGCAGGTGTGCCCGTTGGCGTGGCAGCCTTACGCTTGGTTGGCCAAGTACGGTCGCGCCACCGACCTGCAGACGGCCAGCGGGAATGTACCGGTGCCGGAAAACTGGAGGACACTCTGCTTGTTGCGAGCGCGACAGCTGCACCCGAGTGAGCCCGAGCTGGCGTACATCACCGGAGAGCGTTTGCTGAATGAGATCGGGTTGGACGCGGCCCTGCCGCACTGGCGAGATTCCTTGACTTACTCTCGCCACCGAATGGATGATATCTTGGAGAAGGTGGAAGGTCAGCTTGATGCGGAGCAGATGAAAACGCGGTTGATTCCTGATGATCCGGTGGTCATCTTCGCGGCGTCGTCGAAGTTGGACAACGAGGAAGACAAACGTCTGTTCCTGGATCATGCCTTGGAGTTGTTGGAGTTCCCGGAAAGGTCGAAGCGGGAGTTGACGTTCGGCGAGCGAGAAGATTGGCGATCGAAGGTTTTTGAGGCTCTCGATCAACCGGAAAAGGCGTTGCGTGCGTTGGACCGTTCCCTGAATGAGTTTCCTGAAAACATCGGGATGCGTTTGCGGCGAGTGAAGCTGTTGATGAAAGTCGGGAAGTTGGATCAGGCAACCAGCGAGGTGCGCATTTTGCTAACGCTGTCACCGGACAATGGGCAGGTGAAAGCGTTGCAAAAACAATTGTCCGAACGAAAGGCCCGCGAGTTGTAG